The DNA segment GCGCATGGTCATTGAGAACGGGATCGCCGACAGCATCGACTTCGTCCACATGGACGCCCTCTCCTCCGCTGTGGCCATGAAGTTCATCTGCGACCTCCAGCTCACCCTCATGGCCAGCAGCCTCTACCGCCTGCTCGGCGCCCAGATCGGCAACGGCTACGCCACCGCCAAGTCCCGCCACCTCTTCCGCGACTTCGTCGATGCCGTGGGCCACGTCACGCTCACCGGGAAGGAGATCGTCGTCAGCTTCCAGAAGCGCGCCCACAACCCCCTGCTGCTCGCCGCTGGTTTCGCCGACCTTACGCCCCCCGTGCCCTGGCTGGGTGGCCGGCGCCTCCGTCTCCAATTCGGGTAGTGGCGTGGAGTCCATCGACTGGCTAACGTGACGGCCTCGTGCCTGTCCCCACGGTCGCGGCCCCCCAACCCCGGCAGCACACGGTTGACCTCGCTCGCGGCGTTAGGTCAACTCTGTACCGTGGGAATCCAGGCTAGGCTAGGCTAGGCGCCCCGACTGCGGTAGCGGCGCAGCCGGCCCAGGTTGCGGCGGTCACTGGCCAGCGGGTCCTCCCCCTTGGGCGTCTCGAGCAGCTTCGGGATGGGCATCAGCCGTTCGTCCCGCACGAGTTGGCGGAACGGGGCGGGGCCAAGGCTCCCCGCGCCGATCGCCGCATGGCGATCCCGGCGGCTGCCGCGTGGGGCGAGCGAGTCGTTCAGGTGGAGGAGCCTGAGCCGGTCCAGTCCGATCACGTCTCCGAAGCGCGCCAGCACCCCCTGGTAATCATGGCGCAGGTCGTAACCTGCCGCCCAGACATGGCAGGTGTCGAGGCACACGCCCATCCGGCTGCGCAGTGCCGGCCTGACCCGTTCGATGATGGTGGCGATCTCCTCGAAGCTGGAGCCCAGCACCCGGCCGGCGCCGGCAGTGGTCTCGAGCAGCACCATGGTCGTGCCGCCCACCTCTTCCAACCCCCGCTCGATTGCCTCCCCATTCTGCGCCAGACCGCGCTGCAGTCCGCCATCCGTGGCGTTCCCGGGGTGAGTGACGAGGCATTCGATTCCCAGGGCGACGCAGCGTTCCAGCTCTTGGCGGAAAGATTCGCAGGATCGCTGGTAGAGCGCGGGATCCGGCGTGGCCAGGTTTATGAGGTAGGAATCATGGGCCGCCGCCATCACGATGCCGTGACGCTCGCGTGCTTCGCGGAATCCTGCCACGGCTTCCGCGGTGAGCTCCGGCTCCGCCCAGCGGCTGGGCTGCTTGGTGAAAAGCTGCAGCACCACGGCGCCGAGCTGCGCAGCCCGTGCGGGCGCATGCTGCACGCCGCCGGCACTGGAAACATGCGCGCCCAGCTCGTCGGCCGCCCGTGCGCCGCGGACTGCGGGAACGCGCCGGCTCACGCGGACCAGGTCTCAACTGCCGCAGCAACCGCAGAAAGGAGAGGCGGCGCGAGAAACCCGCGCCGCCTCTCCGCACACGCAGCGGCCGGCTGCTGCCGG comes from the Gemmatimonadota bacterium genome and includes:
- a CDS encoding deoxyribonuclease IV; protein product: MSRRVPAVRGARAADELGAHVSSAGGVQHAPARAAQLGAVVLQLFTKQPSRWAEPELTAEAVAGFREARERHGIVMAAAHDSYLINLATPDPALYQRSCESFRQELERCVALGIECLVTHPGNATDGGLQRGLAQNGEAIERGLEEVGGTTMVLLETTAGAGRVLGSSFEEIATIIERVRPALRSRMGVCLDTCHVWAAGYDLRHDYQGVLARFGDVIGLDRLRLLHLNDSLAPRGSRRDRHAAIGAGSLGPAPFRQLVRDERLMPIPKLLETPKGEDPLASDRRNLGRLRRYRSRGA